aaaaaaaaaaagacatgaacTGGACAATACAAACATTAAACATAGCCCTGACAAATCAAGCTGGTTACCCCACAAAGTTAGCCTAGGTTATGATCTTAAGAGATTGtagatgaaaaataaaacacagatcacaaaacaggaaaacagaaaaaaaaaaccttcagttCATAGCACTACCTCCTCTTTAAAGCAGCATTCCTACTGCCTTTGCTGCCTCCACCTGGCTTGCTGGATCCCTTGGAGAAGAGTTTGGTCATAAATTCAGAAACATCTGGCAATTCTGGGTTGGGGTTCAGCATGTTCATGGACTGTTCCATTTCCTGTAGTTTTGTGgttaaaaagaaacaagagaATTTTCAGGTACCAAATCGGTTTTGTGGATCGTTGCTTGTCATTACAGAAATAATACATCTTCCATAAATTCCAGCACCCTGACTATTATAAGAAACAAAGGAACTTAGCTGCTTAAGAAATTAccaaatgtttgtgtatttgccAAGCAATTACTTCATAATATTGGCACAGCACATAGCTATGCTAGTTTTCTGCTTGAAATGAATCATATGTGAATCGTAAATCACAGTGCATTTTTCTACCATCCTGTGACATACTTCCAAGTGAAATGCAGTCTCAGGGAGGGTCTTTGAGCTAGGGGAGTGCTTCACTTAACGTTTAGCCAGGAAGGATGAGGTGAATCATACTACTATTGGTCAATTTTATTTTCCCCACTCTTTGGTGTACaatgatgtaatcaaaactcaAATGTTTTGAGGTGGACAAAACTTCAATCCAAGATTTTGGGAAAACAAAAATTGTGTGATTTTTGAATGATGTGATTAATCTTATGCTAAGATCTGACTAACATGACCAGGAACATGAACTAACGAGGTAAAAACAGTCAACTTTGATTTCAGGTTAGCATCAAGGAGAGTGAAGGTCTATTCAATCAAGTTAACTAAGAAAGGTGAAGCGGCATTAAACTGATATGGTACAATTCACTACTGCTAAAAACAGCATACCAATCCTTGTACTTAGATGTGGTGCAgcacaaaacaggaaaaatgtcTATACTGTTCTGCTCAGTGATGAAAGCACAGGTACGGCTGGTACCTATTCATAAAGTTCAAAATGCAATcttaacatgttttgttaagATGCTCCTTAAATAAACATATTGCTTATGACTCATAGAACTTTTTAAGTTCCACACCACTAGTCTTTTTAAGCTGCATCACTATATCTGTGGTTCATCTGTTACAGACTCCTCTCCCCAGACTGAACAGAAAAGCTCTATTCTTATGTACCTTTCTCATTTCAGGATCATTGGTGTTGACCACCTTTGGGAGCAGAACGATGATGAGTAATGGCAGGACCATCATCATGACCTGTGTATAGAGTGaagaaaaacaagtttttaGCAAAATAAAAGACACAAGATCAGTGAGACTTTGTCTAGCACAGCATTCAATAGGTCACCTTCAGTAGCACCTGAGACATTTTATCCACTGATATCACATACAGCTGACTGctgttttgaaaatatttcCCGATCATTTTGTGTGTTCATTGTTTCCTctaacaatttaaacataaaaatacagcTGATACTTCAGATCTACATGTACAGTAGGCTGTTCATTGCAGTCTGTAAACTGTCAGAAAAAGGGTACTGCACTGATAGTTTTGTCAAACCATCTTTCTATCTAAGCATAGATGATACAAATTAATGTCTGAGAAAGCAAAAGTCGAGTGACAGAAAGCCCAAATTGAACCTATTCTGTGGTGTTGTGGACTGTAGAGTTTTGGCTAAGCTATTGAGAGCTTAATTAGCAGGCCAAACACGCAACACAGCACAGGCTCTGTTCCAGCTAACTGATGCTAAATGACACCCGTTTATAGGATATCTGATTCAAACAACTTGTGTTAAGGTGAAGGCTGAAATTGAAAATGTTCTGAGATGTGTGCAGCTTCATGACTGTGAAGCTTAGTTTTTCTGAGCTTTTTATAGCTCAGATTTTTCTATTAGCTCATTGAGCTTCTACACCCCAATCGGTAAActcctttaaaataaaaatcgctaaaatgtgtttatttagccTTTTAGATACAGAACAGTAATTTGCTCCATGGtgcaatttttaaattttatcatttttaaacactgtcatCATTTATAAGTACCTGCATCAATTTAAAATATTGCACTATACCTCATTACTATTAAACCGCACAGGACTACAAACCCTACATTTTCTTAACTcttttaaatagaaaaacattttgtctAAAAGCCTGGAGTCAAGACAGGTGtgtggaacacacacacacacacacacacacacacaaaaaaaacaacaacaacaacaacaaaaaaaacagcaatgcaGCTCTCAAGTAAAATTAAGTTCATAGTCCCACAGAAAACTCAGTCATTTGACATGTGCATTCATGTGGGTTATGTGAGAGTTATGCAAACCACAGATGAGATGAAAGGTTAGCTAGTTGGCATATATTGCTTTTGCCCCATTTTACTTGCATTGCTGACCACAaatgaagcagaaataaaatccaGGTCTACTTTAAATTTACCCTATTTTCTTTTATATCTGTACAGTTCTATTTGATTACTGTAATAAACTTCAGAGAACAGATAAACTGTTCACTCATTTCCTCTGCTATAATGGAAAAGTGTTGATTTCACAACTTGGTTCATTCAAGTTGCACTGAAAAAGCCCACTTCAAAGAATATTTATGTGGTTCTTTTTGGTGGGAAACCTGTTTTGCTGATGAAACCAAGACCACTTGAAGGCCGCATAACGTAGCACAAGTATGATTCCAAAAGTCTAGCATAAAAGTTACAGGGTTTATAGCCCTGAAGGGTAGTTTTTTTCTGATAGTGTACCACTGACTTGCAAACTAAGCAAACAACTTTACCATCGGATTCATAAGGAAATCGGTCCAGCCCCATGTCTCTCGCTTCATGAAGTATGTGTGTGGTCCACTGGATCTCATCTGTAGAGGGTACGGCTGTCGGATAACCTCTGAGGTTTTAATGTAGTTCACCAAGCGGGATCTGTCATGAAATAAAACACTCTGAGCACAGCTCGACTGTCCACGagccaaacaaaaacagaatcagaATAGAATTGAATACTTCACCTAGATTGACGCGTCAATTTAACATCTTGCTTACCTCATTTTGCCTTTAGAGGTGATGTCCACACGAGTAGGCTCAAATCTGAAGGATGGTGATACAATTTCAATGACATAGGAACCAGATGGTATGTCATACACGGCAAAGCTTCCGTCGGTTCTGTGGAAAGGAGGGAAAGGCTGAAGGATGGGCTCTTTTGGTTGGCCTTTTAGGGCTGGCTTCCCAAACATGGCCTAATCATGAACAATATTTGCATAACAATGGCTACTCAAGATTTCAAATCCTGTGCAGTCCAGGACCAGGCTTAATACTTGTCTGGGAAAATTTGTCTTTAAGTTATGTGTTGAATGAACTACCTTAGAAGGAGgctgtccaatcttatccacaaagggttggtgtggttgcaggttttcattccaacaaagcaagAGAACACCTGATCACCACTTTGAAGAGTGAAACCAATTTTAGACAAGGTGATTCAGGTGTGCTCCAGCTTGTTTTGAGGGAatacctgcagccacactggcacTTTATGGGTAAGACTGGACACTCCTGCCTTCAAACATATCTAATAAATGTAATAGGGCTTGTAATCACATATTTTGGTCTGTTGTATGTTCTTTGCTGTTTATACTGGTGGCTAATCACAGCCATGTGATTTGTTATAGAAGGACGTCTGAtctaaattagtttttttaggGTTGCCACCCATGCAAAACTGCCCTGGATACTGTCCTGGTTTCTGGTTGTTTGTCCGTCCAGGGGGCATTTTCACATATTAGTATTTCTATGATGTTTACACTTCTTTTTATccaatcaaacaaataaaagtttGCTTAGTTCAGACTATATTCAACACGGGTGACATATTTAGGCACACGGCAGCACTGCAATGCGAAAACTGAGAAGATCAGATTGTGCAGCTGAGCTATCATCTACCTCAGACTACATTGTGAGCACTATCTGTCCAATAATTTGGTTAAAAATCGAGTCACTGAGAGTCCACAAATTTCATTAGGCTGTAGTGGCAACTCTACATGTATCTACattcattttccatttcatcagctctaCTTATCACACAGGTCCACTCTAAAtatctacaattacagactgtagtccatctgtttctctgcacactttgttagTCCATTTTTCACCTtattcttcaatggtcaggacaccACAGGACcatctgggtggtggatcattctcagcactgcagtgacactgatgcagTGTTGGTGTGTTGGTATGACTGGATCAcagacagcagcagtgctgGGAGTTTcttaacactgtgtccactcactgtccattttactaGACACGCCTACTTTGTTGGTCcaacttgtagatgtaaagtcagagacaagaAGTCGTCTTTTTCTGAACAGTTTtggttggtcatcctctagtccttcatcagtggtcacaggacgctggatattttggttgtggactattctcagctcagcagtatcactgcagtgctgagaacgaccaaccacacaaacaatacctgctctgtgctggtcctgaccattgatgaacagggtaaaagggggctaacaaaatatgcagaaaaacaaatggactacaaaGCACATTCATTTAGTAAATGGAGTGACGAAACGGACGGTGCAATGAGGGGTAACGTtacctaatgaagtggtcaATGGTGTATATTTAGAATGACCATGCTTCAGGCCAAACCGGCGTGTTACGTCAGCTGGGACCAAGTAGCCAACTTAAAGTTAACGTTAATATTTCAGAGGACCATTTAACTCCCTGCTTTTCACACATCTCAACGGGTGTCATTGaacagctaactagctaactagctaacagTTAGCCGGCTAACATCAACGTTACTAGCTGCTGGTGTGGGAACACAGCGCGTATTATTTCTGGCTATCTACTGACCACCAGTTTAATGGAAGCTTACCTTAAGAACCCGACATACTCTCCTCCCTCTACAAGCACCCGAGCTGAAGACACCCACTCTTGTGGTTTAAAGCCAGGAACGATGGCTCTTCCCTCGATCTTAAAGCGGTCTCCGCTCGCCGGGGACGCAGCACTAGGCCCCGGCTCCGGTTCAGAGAAACACCGCGACAACACAAACACGGACTGCAACACGAAATACGCATCTAGCAACCTTCTGAGATGCTGCATCGCGTTAGATACACGACAACACACGCTGTTCTACTGTGCAGAAAAGATAATATCTTGTTTCTTGATGTGTCTGGGTTGCTCTGTAAGTTACTAAAGAGGCAGAGCATCGAAGCTGAATAGCGGAAGTGTATCTACGAGCTACAGGATACCACGTGATGGCGCTTACTCTGATGCCCCTCTCCTCAAAACCACTGCACTACACACCAGAACTATGTCTCGTTAAACAGTACTGGCCAACAGAATGGGACGCTCTGGAGCGGCTGCACCTGAGCTGTAACCCACGTAAATGACTCCTAGAGCAAGAGTCATTTAGAGGGGTATAAAGGACCCCAGCATTGgggctgtagagcagtggtACCGCGTTCTCTGGTAACGATGGAACttggagtggagtttgtgatccagaaataaccatccaacatcagaacCCGACCATTctgatgctcttgtggctgaatgcaatcagatcctcacagtaATGTTCTAACATCTACAGAAAAGCCTTCTAAGAAGAGTAGgggctgttacagcagcaaaggggggAAAACTACTCTTGAAACATTGGATGAGCAAGTGTctaaaaatatgtggacatgtAGTGGTTGCCATTAAACCAAACGGTAATGGTAACAGCAATAATGAAAGGAGGTCATTTTGCTAATACACAAAATATCAGTGTATTCATGTGATATGTACTGCTAGTGGTGTactgtgctgtgaaaaagtatttgcccctcccagttttttatattcttatttgtcacacttgaatgtttcagatcatcaaactagTTTTAATGTTAGACTAAGATAACCCATGTAAACGCAAAATGCTGTttgtaaataatattatttattgaaGGGAAAATGCTGCTCAATCCTACCTGGACCTATGTGAGAAAGCAATTGCTTTTAACCAAATTCGATTGCCTGTTGGATTCAATTGCATTGGCCAAACCCAGGCATGATTCCTGACAGACCTGataaatctaaacatcacttaaatagaacctgtctggccAAAAAGCCACAGATGATGTCATGTTCTAAAGAAATTACAATACAGACACAAAATAGTCACTGAAATCTTCCAGTCTgaaaagggttacaaagccattgctaagactctgggactccagtgaaccacagtgagagccattatccacaactGGATtaaacttggaacagtggtgaacctttcCAGAAGTGGCCGGCCTACCAAAATTTTACCAAACGTGCATCAACGACTccatccaggaggtcacaaatAACCCCAAATATCTAAATAAGCTGCAGGCCTCACATGCCTCAGCTAAGGTCAATGTACATAAGTTCCCAATAAGACAATggccaaaaaacatctagatgactCCACCTTTTAGTATATTGATTTAAAGTTGAAACTTTTTTGGAAGATGGGTCCTGCTTACATCTGGTCTAAAGCTAACACCATATTCtgccataagaacatcatactaCCAGTCAAACAGTGTGATGGTCTTGGGATGCTTTGCTTCTGCAAGAGCTGGATGACTTGTTATAATTGATGGGACCATGGACTATGCTCTACCACAAAATTATGAAGGAAGAATGTCCACCTGTCAATTCATGACCTAAATCTCAAGCACAGTTGGGTTTTGAAACAGGACACAAGGAAGTACATTTCTGAATGCCTCAAAAGAAccaaaattaaggttttggagt
This genomic interval from Pygocentrus nattereri isolate fPygNat1 chromosome 4, fPygNat1.pri, whole genome shotgun sequence contains the following:
- the emc7 gene encoding ER membrane protein complex subunit 7 yields the protein MQHLRRLLDAYFVLQSVFVLSRCFSEPEPGPSAASPASGDRFKIEGRAIVPGFKPQEWVSSARVLVEGGEYVGFLRTDGSFAVYDIPSGSYVIEIVSPSFRFEPTRVDITSKGKMRSRLVNYIKTSEVIRQPYPLQMRSSGPHTYFMKRETWGWTDFLMNPMVMMMVLPLLIIVLLPKVVNTNDPEMRKEMEQSMNMLNPNPELPDVSEFMTKLFSKGSSKPGGGSKGSRNAALKRR